From Pseudonocardia autotrophica, one genomic window encodes:
- a CDS encoding SAM-dependent methyltransferase — MNSTDATTFWDDLYATRPAATDAPSANARLAETVDGVQPGTALDLGCGAGGDALFLARRGWRVTAVDVSAVATGRLADLAQRLGLGDRIRTATHDLGETFPDGSFDLVSAQYLHTPLPLDRDAVLRAAAGALRPGGLLLVVDHGSIAPWSWNQDPDTHFPAPAEIAAGLDLDPAGWTVERADAPRRIATGPDGSTAEVVDHVLTIRRTA; from the coding sequence ATGAACAGCACGGATGCCACCACCTTCTGGGACGACCTGTACGCCACCCGGCCCGCCGCGACGGACGCACCGTCGGCCAACGCCCGACTCGCGGAGACCGTCGACGGTGTCCAGCCCGGCACCGCACTGGATCTGGGCTGCGGCGCCGGGGGCGACGCCCTGTTCCTGGCCCGCCGCGGATGGCGGGTGACCGCGGTCGACGTGTCGGCGGTCGCGACCGGCAGGCTCGCCGATCTCGCCCAGCGGCTCGGGCTCGGCGACCGGATCCGGACCGCGACCCACGATCTCGGCGAGACGTTCCCGGACGGGAGCTTCGATCTGGTGTCGGCGCAGTACCTGCACACCCCGCTCCCGCTCGACCGGGACGCCGTCCTCCGGGCGGCCGCGGGTGCGCTGCGGCCCGGCGGGCTGCTGCTCGTCGTCGACCACGGCTCGATCGCGCCGTGGTCGTGGAACCAGGATCCGGACACCCACTTCCCGGCGCCGGCCGAAATCGCCGCCGGGCTCGACCTGGATCCGGCAGGCTGGACGGTCGAGCGTGCCGATGCCCCGCGCCGGATCGCGACCGGTCCGGACGGAAGCACCGCCGAGGTCGTCGACCATGTCCTGACCATCCGCCGCACCGCCTGA
- a CDS encoding ABC transporter ATP-binding protein: MTADAIRPGLPVAGWGTTWAELKLVSRGHRLRLLAVALLGLGSSALGLAMPVALGSLINSVDAGTADAGTVWWTIVVMVGATSVAAVGTALTAVLAGRIYQTLLAELRERLVARAMQLPQGVVERSGTGDLVARASDDVSQIAEAAHRVVPALTSAGFTILVSVAGMTALDWRYGLALAATLPVHVFALRWYLATAPAVYQAQRRAAGERAQQILESLRGFDTVQAFGLGDRRHRRVVGASWEVVRHTLRARTVQNMFVGRLHLAEYLGLAAILVVGCLLIGSGSSTVGMATTAMLVTLRLFGPVTQLLLVIDVLQSALASLNRMIGVITMPPGRPVEGTTGATAVGAPVVRLSGVGFAYPGGRQVLHDIDLTIGPGERVAVVGSSGAGKTTLAGLLAGIHAPRSGTVTRPENTVLITQDTHVFTGTLRENLNLAAPGAGDAEIARALAAAGADGLLESLPDGPDTLLGAGGRAPTPAQAQQIALARLVLADPDLAILDEATAEAGSSDAELLDRCSAAALHGRAGLVIAHRLSQAAVCDRIVVMADGRMIESGSHSELLAAHGAYARLWRSWTAR; encoded by the coding sequence GTGACCGCCGACGCGATCCGGCCGGGTCTGCCCGTCGCCGGCTGGGGGACGACCTGGGCCGAGCTGAAGCTGGTCAGCCGTGGCCACCGGCTGCGGCTGCTCGCCGTCGCGTTGCTGGGGCTGGGCAGCTCCGCGCTCGGGCTGGCGATGCCGGTGGCGCTCGGCTCGCTCATCAACTCCGTCGACGCCGGCACCGCGGACGCGGGCACCGTGTGGTGGACGATCGTGGTGATGGTCGGCGCGACGAGCGTCGCCGCGGTCGGCACCGCGCTCACCGCGGTCCTCGCCGGACGGATCTACCAGACGCTTCTGGCGGAGCTGCGCGAACGCCTGGTGGCCCGGGCGATGCAGCTGCCGCAGGGCGTCGTCGAGCGGTCCGGGACCGGCGACCTCGTCGCACGGGCCAGTGACGACGTCTCCCAGATCGCCGAAGCCGCGCACCGGGTCGTCCCGGCGCTCACCTCGGCCGGTTTCACGATCCTGGTCTCGGTTGCCGGGATGACCGCGCTGGACTGGCGCTACGGGCTGGCGCTCGCGGCCACTCTCCCGGTGCACGTGTTCGCGCTGCGCTGGTACCTCGCCACCGCTCCCGCCGTCTACCAGGCCCAGCGCAGGGCCGCCGGCGAACGCGCGCAGCAGATCCTGGAGTCACTGCGCGGCTTCGACACCGTGCAGGCCTTCGGCCTCGGCGACCGGCGACACCGGCGGGTCGTCGGCGCGTCCTGGGAGGTCGTGCGGCACACGCTGCGGGCGCGGACGGTGCAGAACATGTTCGTCGGCCGGCTGCACCTCGCCGAGTACCTCGGCCTGGCGGCCATCCTGGTCGTCGGCTGTCTGCTGATCGGATCCGGCAGCTCGACGGTCGGCATGGCGACCACCGCGATGCTCGTGACCCTGCGTCTGTTCGGACCGGTCACCCAGCTCCTGCTGGTGATCGACGTGCTGCAGTCGGCACTGGCCTCGCTGAACCGGATGATCGGGGTGATCACCATGCCGCCGGGCCGCCCCGTGGAGGGCACCACCGGCGCCACCGCGGTGGGCGCTCCGGTCGTCCGGCTGAGCGGGGTCGGGTTCGCCTACCCGGGGGGCCGGCAGGTGTTGCACGACATCGATCTCACGATCGGACCGGGTGAGCGGGTCGCGGTCGTCGGCAGCTCCGGAGCGGGCAAGACCACCCTGGCCGGGTTGCTCGCCGGGATCCACGCGCCGAGGAGCGGCACCGTCACCCGCCCGGAGAACACCGTGCTGATCACCCAGGACACCCACGTCTTCACCGGGACGTTGCGCGAGAACCTGAACCTGGCCGCACCCGGCGCCGGTGACGCCGAGATCGCCCGCGCACTCGCCGCGGCCGGCGCGGACGGTCTGCTCGAGTCGCTGCCCGATGGTCCGGACACCCTGCTCGGCGCCGGCGGGCGGGCGCCGACCCCGGCTCAGGCCCAGCAGATCGCGCTGGCCCGCCTCGTGCTCGCCGATCCCGACCTGGCGATCCTCGACGAGGCGACGGCCGAGGCCGGGTCGAGCGACGCGGAACTGCTGGACCGCTGTTCGGCGGCCGCGCTGCACGGACGCGCCGGCCTGGTGATCGCCCACCGGCTCTCTCAGGCCGCGGTCTGCGACCGCATCGTCGTCATGGCCGACGGCCGGATGATCGAGAGCGGCAGCCACTCCGAGCTCCTCGCCGCCCACGGGGCCTACGCCCGGCTCTGGCGGTCCTGGACCGCGCGCTGA
- a CDS encoding ABC transporter ATP-binding protein produces MTPERSTDPAGLGRGRLTRRFPVLWQAPPSPPPVEQFAVAPGTGPRRFTARVAVAAPRLTVPAAALAIVQNAATASIPVIMGLAIDRALQTGDLVQLSGWLALLGITFLCLALAFRVSAFLAARAVQTVEHRLRSTLSGSVLHPADGRVRRPDGVVLSTATNDLTRLSTAVNLGVFPVGELAGITVVAVSLLVIHWPLGVAVLLGAPVVVWLMGALSGPFSRTARHAQSLLAVAVGRATDLVTGYRVVKGVRAEEEATRRYRHESRAALTGAYTNLGALGRYLAGSNTISGLFVAGIAGLAGFFAVAGEITIGELIAVAGLTQALLPPLNLLTANAGAVWAAAVGSGERVLDLLRAAGDAPEPAAPPPGPATPPVVEVIADGDEPIRLEPGAVIGLHADDRTANAIVGSFLAPRGVGRMAEVLLDGVPAAELDPADYRAAVVVAPHEAGLFSGTVAENLDLPGAAPHHRATALWAAACDDFVSGTPGGLDIQVGENGNRLSGGQRQRLALARAYARDAQVLVLHEPTTAVDSVTGAAIADRLRRVRAGRSTLLVTTSPVLLARCDRVVEPGAHAGGPVRVTR; encoded by the coding sequence GTGACCCCTGAGCGCTCGACGGACCCGGCCGGGCTCGGGCGTGGCCGCCTCACCCGCCGGTTTCCGGTGCTCTGGCAGGCCCCGCCCTCCCCACCCCCGGTGGAACAGTTCGCCGTCGCCCCGGGCACCGGCCCACGACGGTTCACCGCCCGGGTCGCGGTCGCGGCCCCCCGCCTGACCGTCCCGGCCGCGGCGCTGGCGATCGTGCAGAACGCCGCCACCGCGTCCATCCCGGTGATCATGGGCCTGGCGATCGACCGCGCGTTGCAGACCGGGGATCTCGTGCAGCTCTCGGGCTGGCTGGCCCTGCTGGGGATCACCTTCCTCTGCCTGGCGCTGGCCTTCCGGGTCAGCGCCTTCCTCGCAGCCCGGGCGGTGCAGACGGTCGAGCACCGACTGCGCAGCACCCTGTCCGGGTCGGTCCTGCACCCGGCCGACGGACGGGTCCGCCGGCCCGACGGAGTCGTCCTCTCCACCGCGACCAACGATCTGACCCGGCTCTCCACCGCGGTGAACCTCGGTGTGTTCCCGGTCGGCGAGCTCGCCGGGATCACCGTCGTCGCGGTGTCCCTGCTGGTGATCCACTGGCCGCTCGGCGTGGCCGTGCTGCTCGGCGCGCCGGTCGTCGTCTGGCTGATGGGTGCGCTGAGCGGGCCGTTCTCGCGGACCGCGCGGCACGCCCAGTCACTGCTGGCGGTCGCGGTCGGGCGAGCTACCGACCTGGTGACCGGCTACCGGGTTGTCAAGGGGGTCCGCGCCGAGGAGGAGGCGACCCGCCGCTACCGGCACGAGAGCCGGGCAGCACTCACCGGGGCGTACACCAATCTCGGGGCTCTCGGCCGCTACCTCGCCGGGAGCAACACCATCTCCGGGCTCTTCGTCGCCGGCATCGCGGGGCTGGCCGGGTTCTTCGCCGTCGCCGGCGAGATCACGATCGGCGAGCTGATCGCGGTCGCCGGGCTGACCCAGGCGCTGCTGCCACCGTTGAACCTGCTGACCGCGAACGCCGGCGCCGTCTGGGCGGCCGCCGTCGGATCGGGCGAGCGGGTACTGGATCTGCTGCGTGCAGCCGGTGACGCACCGGAACCCGCCGCGCCCCCGCCCGGCCCGGCCACCCCGCCGGTCGTGGAGGTCATCGCCGACGGCGACGAACCGATCCGGCTCGAGCCGGGCGCCGTGATCGGGTTGCACGCCGACGACCGCACCGCGAATGCGATCGTCGGCTCCTTCCTGGCGCCGCGAGGTGTGGGGCGGATGGCCGAGGTGCTTCTCGACGGCGTTCCCGCCGCCGAGCTGGACCCGGCCGACTACCGGGCCGCAGTCGTCGTCGCACCGCACGAGGCCGGTCTGTTCAGCGGCACCGTCGCCGAGAACCTGGACCTGCCCGGTGCCGCCCCGCACCACCGGGCCACTGCGCTGTGGGCTGCGGCCTGCGACGACTTCGTATCCGGCACGCCGGGCGGCCTCGACATCCAGGTCGGGGAGAACGGCAACCGGCTCTCCGGTGGCCAGCGCCAGCGGCTCGCGCTGGCCCGCGCCTACGCCCGCGACGCGCAGGTCCTGGTCCTGCACGAGCCCACGACGGCCGTCGACTCGGTGACCGGTGCGGCGATCGCCGACCGGCTGCGCCGGGTGCGCGCAGGGCGTTCGACGCTCCTGGTCACCACCTCCCCCGTGCTCCTGGCCCGATGCGACCGCGTCGTCGAGCCGGGGGCGCACGCCGGCGGCCCGGTTCGGGTGACCCGGTGA
- a CDS encoding ATP-binding protein: protein MVDVAGQDRRERQVPRGRHRLATALDSFVGRESDVARLHEELRTHSLVSVTGPGGVGKTRTALTAAELWDDDVYVVELASVTDPSQIAPTVATAIGVSDQSNRDAVDRVIGHLAAAPSLLVVDNCEHLVEGTVRLLLRLLADLPELTVLATSRSALGVRGEQVHRLDPLAVPETGRCDGRSLTEVPSVRLLLDRARGLLPEFRIDDGNRGAVVALCRKLDGLPLAIELAAVRLRSLSVSQVVDRLDGRLHLLAAPGPGTEPRQQSLRALIDWSYDLCSPAEQLLWARMSVFPASAGLETLEGVCGHGDLAGDRLLDALDGLIGKSVVVVDRDGEDLRYRQFVSLREYGAEQLDESGCTEEIRRLHRDHYIAVATTVLERWCGPDQARDLARLRLDHPNLLAALGFSASTPGEEVAGARLASLLRYHWIAGGFLTYGRRWLERLLRRLDPRTPERGEALWVVAWVALIQGDRSVAREYLDECTAIAEELGDVAMQGHAAHWTALMNLFEGDLVESVDRYRHAMEMHREVGDAPAELTAGFQLGMAETYGERPQQALSTVAAVIERATADGEMWNHGYARWVEAITRLHLGELQAARDAVLSTLLIERDFRDGVCTALSVEVCSWIMTATGRAADGATLSGVAAGVWRRLGTSLAAFGPHASAEGRAYDEQIDRVLGADAADALRNEYAGADVADAVRICIDIVTVAGSGRPDRTLRMAGRTLAELTAREEEVALLIAEGLSNKAIAERLVISRRTVDGHVERILRKLDAGSRTQVATWVIEQSRRAGSPG, encoded by the coding sequence ATGGTCGACGTCGCCGGGCAGGACCGGCGCGAACGTCAGGTTCCGCGGGGCCGCCATCGCCTTGCCACGGCGCTCGACAGCTTCGTCGGTCGCGAGTCGGACGTCGCCCGGCTGCACGAGGAACTCCGGACGCACAGCCTCGTCTCGGTGACCGGGCCCGGTGGCGTCGGTAAGACGAGGACCGCGCTGACCGCCGCCGAGCTGTGGGACGACGACGTGTACGTCGTCGAGCTCGCGAGCGTCACCGACCCCTCGCAGATCGCGCCCACCGTGGCGACCGCGATCGGCGTGTCCGACCAGTCGAACCGGGACGCCGTCGACCGGGTGATCGGGCACCTGGCCGCGGCGCCGTCGCTGCTCGTCGTCGACAACTGCGAGCACCTGGTCGAGGGCACCGTGCGACTGCTGCTGCGGCTGCTCGCGGACCTGCCGGAGCTGACCGTGCTCGCCACCAGCCGGTCCGCGCTCGGAGTGCGCGGCGAGCAGGTGCACCGGCTCGATCCGCTTGCCGTCCCGGAGACCGGTCGCTGTGACGGACGGTCGCTGACCGAGGTGCCGTCGGTCCGGCTGCTGCTCGACCGCGCCCGCGGCCTGCTGCCCGAGTTCCGGATCGACGACGGCAACCGCGGCGCCGTCGTAGCGCTCTGCCGCAAGCTGGACGGCCTGCCGCTGGCGATCGAGCTCGCTGCGGTCCGGCTCCGGTCGCTGTCGGTGTCGCAGGTCGTCGATCGGCTGGACGGGCGCCTGCACCTGTTGGCCGCACCCGGCCCCGGCACGGAGCCGCGCCAACAGTCGCTGCGCGCGCTCATCGACTGGAGCTACGACCTGTGCAGTCCGGCCGAACAGCTGCTCTGGGCTCGGATGTCGGTGTTCCCCGCATCGGCCGGCCTGGAGACGCTGGAGGGCGTGTGCGGGCACGGCGACCTGGCCGGGGACCGGCTGCTCGACGCGCTGGACGGCTTGATCGGAAAATCGGTCGTCGTGGTCGACCGGGACGGCGAGGACCTGCGGTATCGGCAGTTCGTCTCGCTCCGGGAGTACGGCGCCGAGCAGCTCGACGAGTCCGGCTGCACCGAGGAGATCCGCCGGCTGCACCGCGACCACTACATCGCGGTCGCCACGACGGTGCTCGAGCGCTGGTGCGGCCCGGACCAGGCACGCGACCTCGCCCGCCTGCGGCTGGACCATCCCAACCTGCTCGCCGCGCTCGGGTTCAGCGCGAGCACCCCGGGCGAGGAGGTCGCCGGTGCCCGGCTCGCGTCGCTGCTGCGCTACCACTGGATCGCCGGTGGCTTCCTCACCTACGGGCGGCGCTGGCTGGAGCGGCTGCTGCGCCGGCTCGATCCGCGCACCCCGGAGCGGGGCGAGGCGCTGTGGGTGGTGGCGTGGGTCGCCCTGATCCAGGGCGACCGGTCGGTGGCCCGTGAGTACCTCGACGAGTGCACGGCGATCGCCGAGGAGCTCGGCGACGTCGCCATGCAGGGTCACGCCGCCCACTGGACGGCTCTGATGAACCTGTTCGAGGGCGACCTGGTGGAGTCGGTCGACCGGTACCGGCACGCGATGGAGATGCATCGTGAGGTCGGCGACGCCCCTGCCGAGCTCACGGCCGGCTTCCAGCTCGGGATGGCCGAGACCTACGGAGAGCGGCCGCAGCAGGCGCTGTCGACCGTCGCCGCCGTCATCGAGCGGGCGACCGCCGACGGCGAGATGTGGAACCACGGCTATGCACGCTGGGTCGAGGCCATCACCAGGCTGCACCTGGGCGAGCTGCAGGCGGCACGCGACGCGGTCCTCAGCACCCTGTTGATCGAGCGGGACTTCCGCGACGGGGTCTGCACGGCGCTCAGCGTCGAGGTCTGCTCGTGGATCATGACGGCGACCGGCCGGGCCGCGGACGGGGCGACCCTGTCCGGTGTCGCCGCCGGTGTCTGGCGACGTCTCGGCACCTCGCTCGCGGCCTTCGGCCCGCACGCCTCGGCCGAGGGGCGCGCCTACGACGAGCAGATCGACCGGGTGCTCGGCGCCGACGCCGCCGACGCCCTGCGCAACGAGTACGCGGGTGCCGACGTGGCCGACGCCGTCCGGATCTGCATCGACATCGTCACCGTCGCCGGGTCCGGGCGGCCGGATCGGACACTCCGGATGGCCGGGCGCACCCTGGCCGAGCTGACCGCCCGGGAGGAGGAGGTCGCACTGCTCATCGCCGAGGGCCTCAGCAACAAGGCGATCGCGGAACGGCTCGTCATCTCGCGCCGCACCGTCGACGGCCACGTCGAGCGCATCCTGCGCAAGCTCGACGCCGGGTCGCGGACCCAGGTCGCGACGTGGGTGATCGAGCAGAGCCGGCGGGCCGGATCGCCCGGGTGA
- a CDS encoding DinB family protein produces MPRSARQDTPPPRTGASEAEVLRGFLDYLRTSIAAKVEGAPEPAVRTAAVPSGTNLLGLLHHLTAVERAMFLGEQVTDWQATFHTGPEDTVDSVVAGYRATVAAANRALDALPDLGAPLPRPGRPAPTVRWALTHMIEETGRHAGHADILRELVDGSTGR; encoded by the coding sequence GTGCCGAGATCCGCACGACAGGACACCCCACCCCCGCGCACCGGAGCCTCGGAGGCCGAGGTCCTGCGCGGTTTCCTGGACTATCTGCGCACCTCGATCGCAGCGAAGGTGGAGGGCGCGCCGGAGCCGGCCGTGCGCACCGCCGCCGTGCCGTCCGGCACGAACCTGCTCGGCCTGCTCCACCACCTGACCGCGGTCGAGCGGGCGATGTTCCTCGGGGAGCAGGTGACCGACTGGCAGGCGACCTTCCACACCGGCCCGGAGGACACCGTGGACTCCGTCGTCGCCGGCTACCGGGCCACGGTCGCGGCCGCGAACCGGGCCCTGGATGCCCTCCCCGATCTCGGTGCGCCGCTGCCGCGGCCCGGCCGGCCCGCACCGACCGTCCGCTGGGCGCTCACGCACATGATCGAGGAGACCGGGCGGCACGCCGGGCACGCCGACATCCTGCGGGAGCTCGTCGACGGGAGCACCGGCCGGTGA
- the rph gene encoding rifamycin-inactivating phosphotransferase, with protein MVDTASTTTGRWVHDLRELDRSRIALVGGKAAHLGELSRIEGVEVPAGYCVSTDAFRLFTAQVPAFDELVDRLDGLAADDPAGLAGLAAQIRAAMESAPVPDDLAAEIAAAAGGGGRAVRSSATAEDLPTASSAGQQDTYLNVVGSSAVVGHVRSCWASLFTERAVAYRARHGIDHRTARMAVIVQEMVDPQGSGVLFTADPVSSNRTVVAVEACFGLGEALVSGRVDADHHTVRDGIVGTTIGSKALAVRPSPGGGTWTDAVDPRMQRRPVLTDAQVLELARLGRRIEAALGAPQDIEWCLADGRFRILQSRPITTLFPVPVTTDGRPHVYVSVGHQQMMTDAMTPLGLSVWQRTTPRQMAEAGGRLFVDVVDQLASPVTRELVLGGLGASDPLIRDALQTVLDGGGIVPDVPPPAPPQPPAGAAEPAPIDADPALVEELVAHWRASLAAVERDIAELRGPELFDFLETDLGELQRLLIEPRSHQVIMAGMQATWWLNDRMREWLGEANAADTLARSAPGNVTSEMGLALLDVADAIRPHPAVVDHLRTAVDRGFPDGFPGELAGLPGGHDARDAILGYLDRYGARCVGEIDIARPRWAERPGDLVAVLLGNVDNAGPGAGRRRFEQGRQEAAAKEQDLLERLRALPDGARKADETAAMIDRLRTFVGYREYPKFAMIGRYFAYKRALLREADRLVRDGVLGDREDCFLLRLDELHDVARTGRVDDTLVHRRRAELDRFRALTPPRVLTSDGETVAGTYRRDDVPDGALIGLPASTGEVEGRARVVPDLAAADLRTGDILVTAFTDPSWSPAFVTVAGLVTEVGGLMTHGAVIAREYGLPAVVGVAGATRLIRDGQWIRVDGTSGHVRILAE; from the coding sequence GTGGTCGACACCGCGAGCACGACGACCGGGCGCTGGGTACACGATCTGCGCGAGCTCGACCGGAGCCGGATCGCGCTGGTCGGGGGCAAGGCCGCGCACCTGGGGGAGCTGTCGCGGATCGAGGGTGTGGAGGTGCCGGCCGGCTACTGCGTGTCGACGGACGCCTTCCGGCTGTTCACGGCCCAGGTGCCCGCCTTCGACGAACTCGTCGACCGGCTGGACGGGCTCGCCGCAGACGATCCGGCCGGGCTCGCCGGGCTCGCCGCGCAGATCCGGGCGGCGATGGAGTCCGCCCCGGTACCCGACGACCTGGCGGCGGAGATCGCGGCGGCGGCCGGCGGGGGCGGGCGCGCGGTCCGGTCCAGCGCCACCGCCGAGGACCTGCCGACGGCGTCGTCCGCGGGTCAGCAGGACACCTACCTGAACGTCGTCGGGTCGTCGGCGGTCGTCGGACACGTCCGCTCCTGCTGGGCGTCGCTGTTCACCGAGCGGGCCGTCGCGTACCGGGCCCGGCACGGCATCGACCACCGCACCGCACGGATGGCGGTGATCGTCCAGGAGATGGTCGACCCGCAGGGATCGGGCGTGCTGTTCACGGCCGATCCGGTGTCGTCGAACCGGACCGTGGTGGCCGTCGAGGCCTGTTTCGGCCTCGGCGAGGCGCTGGTCTCCGGCCGGGTCGACGCCGACCACCACACGGTGCGCGACGGCATCGTCGGGACGACGATCGGGAGCAAGGCGCTGGCCGTGCGCCCGTCACCGGGTGGCGGGACGTGGACCGACGCCGTCGATCCGCGGATGCAACGGCGGCCGGTGCTGACCGACGCGCAGGTGCTGGAGCTCGCGCGGCTGGGCAGGCGGATCGAGGCGGCACTGGGCGCCCCGCAGGACATCGAGTGGTGCCTGGCCGACGGACGGTTCCGGATCCTGCAGAGCAGGCCGATCACCACGCTGTTCCCGGTCCCGGTGACCACGGACGGCCGCCCCCACGTGTACGTGTCCGTCGGGCACCAGCAGATGATGACCGACGCGATGACGCCGCTGGGTCTGTCCGTCTGGCAGCGGACCACGCCGCGGCAGATGGCCGAGGCCGGTGGACGGCTGTTCGTCGACGTCGTCGACCAGCTGGCGTCGCCGGTGACGCGGGAGCTGGTCCTGGGCGGCCTGGGGGCGTCCGACCCGCTGATCCGGGACGCGTTGCAGACCGTGCTCGACGGCGGCGGCATCGTGCCCGACGTCCCGCCACCGGCCCCGCCGCAGCCGCCGGCCGGCGCCGCCGAGCCCGCCCCGATCGACGCCGATCCGGCCCTGGTCGAGGAGCTGGTCGCGCACTGGCGGGCGTCCCTGGCCGCCGTCGAACGGGACATCGCGGAGCTGCGGGGACCGGAGCTGTTCGACTTCCTGGAGACGGACCTCGGGGAGCTGCAGCGGCTGCTGATCGAGCCGCGCAGCCACCAGGTGATCATGGCCGGGATGCAGGCCACCTGGTGGCTCAACGACCGGATGCGGGAGTGGCTGGGGGAGGCGAACGCGGCCGACACCCTGGCCCGGTCCGCACCCGGCAACGTCACCTCGGAGATGGGGCTGGCGCTGCTCGACGTCGCCGATGCGATCCGCCCGCATCCCGCGGTGGTGGACCATCTGCGCACCGCCGTCGACCGCGGGTTCCCCGACGGCTTCCCGGGCGAGCTGGCCGGGCTGCCCGGCGGACACGACGCACGGGACGCGATCCTCGGCTACCTCGACCGGTACGGCGCGCGCTGCGTCGGCGAGATCGACATCGCCCGGCCGCGCTGGGCCGAGCGCCCGGGGGATCTCGTGGCGGTGCTGCTCGGCAACGTCGACAACGCCGGGCCCGGGGCCGGGCGCCGCCGCTTCGAGCAGGGCCGGCAGGAGGCGGCGGCGAAGGAGCAGGACCTGCTGGAGCGGTTGCGGGCGCTCCCGGACGGGGCGCGGAAGGCCGACGAGACCGCGGCGATGATCGACCGCCTGCGGACCTTCGTCGGGTATCGGGAGTACCCCAAGTTCGCGATGATCGGCCGCTACTTCGCCTACAAGCGGGCGCTTCTGCGGGAGGCCGACCGGCTCGTGCGGGACGGCGTGCTCGGCGACCGGGAGGACTGCTTCCTGCTGCGGCTCGACGAGCTCCACGACGTCGCCCGGACCGGGCGGGTCGACGACACGCTCGTCCACCGGCGGCGGGCGGAGCTCGACAGGTTCCGCGCGCTCACCCCGCCTCGCGTACTCACCTCGGACGGCGAAACCGTCGCCGGGACGTACCGGCGCGACGATGTGCCCGACGGCGCGTTGATCGGGCTGCCGGCGTCCACCGGGGAGGTGGAGGGCCGCGCCCGCGTCGTACCCGACCTGGCCGCGGCCGATCTCCGCACCGGCGACATCCTGGTCACCGCCTTCACCGATCCCAGCTGGTCGCCGGCGTTCGTGACGGTCGCCGGCCTCGTGACCGAGGTGGGCGGCCTGATGACGCACGGCGCGGTGATCGCCCGGGAGTACGGGCTGCCCGCCGTGGTCGGGGTGGCGGGAGCCACCCGGCTGATCCGGGACGGGCAGTGGATCCGGGTCGACGGGACCAGCGGTCACGTCCGGATCCTGGCCGAGTAG
- the panD gene encoding aspartate 1-decarboxylase has translation MFRTVLGGKIHRATVTQADLHYVGSLTLDSDLAEAAGLVEGEQVQVVDITNGARLETYVIMGEPGSGVVCINGAAAHLVHPGDLVIIISYLLADDAEPATHRPRVVHVDADNRIVELGVDPAQPVPGTVDQVASR, from the coding sequence ATGTTCCGCACCGTGCTCGGTGGAAAGATCCACCGTGCGACCGTCACCCAGGCCGATCTGCACTACGTCGGCTCGTTGACCCTGGACTCCGACCTGGCGGAGGCCGCCGGGCTCGTCGAGGGGGAGCAGGTCCAGGTCGTCGACATCACCAACGGCGCCCGGCTCGAGACCTACGTGATCATGGGTGAGCCCGGTTCCGGCGTCGTCTGCATCAACGGTGCCGCCGCGCATCTCGTGCACCCCGGTGACCTGGTCATCATCATCTCCTACCTGCTGGCCGACGACGCCGAACCGGCCACGCACCGGCCCAGGGTGGTGCACGTCGACGCGGACAACCGGATCGTCGAGCTCGGTGTGGACCCGGCCCAGCCGGTTCCCGGGACCGTCGACCAGGTCGCCTCCCGGTGA